The sequence TGTGGCACAGACATTCTCAAAAAGACAGACAGGGCACCATCTGCTGGATTAAGCAGTCACATAAATCACATATAAATCTCATATGAAATACAGTAGTGctgctacactgaacaaaaatataaacgcaatatgtaaagtgttggtcccatgtttcatgagctgaaataaaagatcccagaaatgttccacatgcacaaaaatcacatttctctcaaattttgtgcacaaatttgtttacatccctgttagtgagcatttctcatttgccaagataatccagccacctgacaggtgtggcatatcaagaagctgattaaacagcatgatcgttacacaggtgcaccttgtgctggggacaataaaaggccactctaaaatgtgcagttgtgtcacaaaaCAGATGTCTAGTTTTTAAAAAAATCTTATGAATTTGAATATACTCTCTTTTTTTCTAAGCAATTCATGTTGGCTAACAAACTAGAGATGGCAATGCGTCTCTCGCAGCTCTTCACCGTCTATCGCTCAGTAATGTTCATTCTACCTTTCTTAGGGTAAGGGTCAATGCTCCAATTGTTTTTTTTGTCTATATGTCTATTTAGAAAGCAATACGCTATGATAGGGactggtcattgggtttgattttCTACTGCAGTGTGCAGTTTGGGTTTTGCACTATTGTTAATGTTTACTCAGTTCAAGCACCAGGGATATTTTTCTACATGTGCACATAGCAATATAGCAACAATACCTGACAGGGATAACCAATGCAGAACCGCCAAATGAACAGATGTTTTACTAATGGCATTATCAAATGACTGGAATGATCACCTGATGCCACCACATAATCACTTTCATAGCATATTGTGGTCCAAATTATTGTTCCACCATTTTTATATACTCcaaaatgtatactgaacaaaaagcGCAACATGAAAAGTCTTGTtcccatgttccatgagctgaaataaaaagatcccagaaatgttccatatgcacaaaaagcttttgTCATatttgttcacatccctgttagtgatcatttctcctttgccaagataatccatccacctgacaggtgtggcatatgaagaagctgattaaacagcatttcAAGGTATCCTATCCAGATCGATAGATTAGGGtccaattcatttatttcaattgaccaatttccttatatgaacataactcagtaaaatctttgaaaattattgcatgttgcatttatatttttgttcagtatacattgcaGCTGCTCCAACAAGTGATTTTAGTACACCCCCTTCTGGAAGTAAATTGCAATTACCAGAGGTGATTGGCTCGACTCAGCATCCGGCCAATTTCTTCTTGAAGGATGGTCATGTAGCCAAACAGTTATaacatttgactaaaacaatcatgTCAAACCTTTCTTTCATTATTTACATGATcacatctctctattatgcatgggaatactttggaacagatttccaaaactTCTAATCACTTGGAACggatttagttttttttttgtcttttaaaATCCGCCAGTTGGGGAACTCTGCCCTAAATAATGTCGTAAACAGCATGTGTGCAGACAGTATTATGAATTGTTCCCAAGTTAAGAAAAACATTTTTAATGTTTGGATTTTTCTATTTAACAAAAATGACAAGTTTTGAAATGGTCAGACTGCAATGCAGAGGTGCTTTAAATAAATACTGCTTGACAAGTTTTATTCATAAATTTCCCCCAAAGGTGTATTGGTCAGTTAACATGTTTAATCCAAAGCAAATTAACATAGTAAAAAATAGCCCTTAattatagaaaataaaagtagGGAAATAGTTTCGTAGACCTTTACCAAATTAGGACCGcaatcaaaaaataaataaaagcaaaaATAAAATCTTAATGGGCAACTCCGCCACTTTCAACATCTGGGTTGTTATGAAGTATTTAGTGATGTCTTACATAGTTTGTGTAACTTTATGATTTCATGTATATTGACTGTTTGGCTCGACTCAGCATCCGGCCAATTTCTTCTTGAAGGATGGTCATGTAGCCAAACAGTTATAACAAACATAGTTTGTGTAACTTTATGATTTCATGTATATTGACTGTTTAGTGATGCGCAAAACCAGAAATTGTTTTCAAGTAGGATCCCTGAAATGACTAATAAAATAAATGGACAGTAATTTTCAGCTATCGATGTAACCCATCTAGTTCTGATCATATGTTGCTCGGTTGTCTTCGTCTAATATCTGTAAATAAATAGACGCTCAAAAACCTATAGAATGATATGTATAGCTAGTTTACATCAATGCGTTTCTGTTGTTCAAGGCTCAAATTGCCATGATTCCATTTGGCAAAACCACTCCCACCATCAACAAAGTTGCAGCTCCAAATAGCCTATATTCTCATTAGTTCCCAATAGGCCTAATATTGTTGGATGGTTGCTAAGGCTGTATTTGGCAGCTATTGTTGATCACACTACTTCCAATGCAACAGGGTTAGGTACTTAGCTAGCATTGCTAATGTCAGCACAAAATATACATTAAATGAGACTAGGATTCCATAGTGATTTGCCTGTAAATGTCATAATAAATGTGTTCTAACAGGCCTACATGTTGGACTGTTGTTTAAGACAGTAGCTAAGATTAAACTCAGTTGTTATTGTTGCAAAAACCTATTTTGGATGTAGCAGTCAGGCTAGCTAGAATGCTAGCTAACCATCAGATACAGTAACGTATGCTTAGCATTTGTTAGCATCTAAATTATATTATTTGagtgtaatgcagttgattggtgaaGGTGGGATGAACATATATTCAGCATGATATACATGCAAGCATTATAATATGAAATGCACTCAGATGAAGCTTGTAAAGCTAACTGCCGACTGGACGGAGCATTGCATCCTGATAGGTGAAACGCACCCTGGgaattgtagtatactgtagatgtGGGCAATGCAGAAGCTTAAATGACAAAAACTAGTAATCGCGCAGTATGACAGACAAAAATTAGTATCAGATCTTATGGTGGGGCATATACTAACAGCATAATAACTGGTTATAAAGTGGTTTTGTCCTTTAACTCTAAAAACTTCACGCCATACACCCAACCGTTCAGCAATTGCCTTTCACACTAGTCTAACAGACTACAAACACCTTCAAAAATACACATTCCTTTACACTGATATGCATGTGCAAAACTATTTTACCAACAGAGTAAACTACTAAGGCAGTGCAACAGATCAGTCACCCCAAGCACTCAAAGAACAGTATCTAAGAAGTAAAATAAATTAAATCCCTGAAAACAACTGAAGACATAAAAATTGCAGGAATGTTTTGAAGCCATACTATGAGACAGTATATATCCAGATAGGGAGACCTGCATAGTGAAGGGTGAGTTCTACTAGACTAGAGGTCTATGGGCTTGGTGGCTGACAGCAGTCTGCCCTCGCTGAGGGGGTTCCTGGGGGAGCCTCTGTAGTAACACATATCCTTCTCAGCCACCTGCTGTACCACAGACCTCCCACCTTCACCTCCTGGGTCTTTAACGGGTGTGTCACCTTTGGCCTTCAGTTGTACCTTGTTGGTCACGTCACTTAGAGTGTAATTCCTGGGTTTGCGGGCGATGCTGGCTGGCTTCTTGGGTGGGACTGGAGGAGGACAGGTTTTTGTGGAGCGGACCATGTCAAGTGTGGGGCCTCTCTGGTCGTCTGCCTGGCCCTGGTGAGGCTGGCGCTGAGCCCCAGCAGACAGGCCACTCTCCAGGCTGACAGCCCCTCCCACAGGGATGGCGGTTACCTGGCTGGAGGAGGTGATACCAGCCGGTACAGGCCACCTGTTCCCCAGCAAGGAGTTGATCCTGCGGATAGACTGGCGCACAGGAGTACGCTGGAACTTGAGGGGGGACCTGACTGCTTTGGCCTGTGATTTGGGTGAACACAGGGTGAGCTTGTTGAAGCGCTGGATGTGGTCTACCACCCTTAGCCTGCGGGTCTCCAGGGTGCCTGGGGAAGGCAGCTCCACTGGCTGCTGTTCCTGCCTCTGGGGGTGGGCACTGGGTTCTGTGGATGCCACAGCCTCATCTACATGTACCATTACAGGCACTGTACCCACAGGGGGAAGAGGGGTCTTGAGCTCCTGAAAGTACTCCAGCCCTGAAGCTCTGTATGGAGTGGACTGGACCCCAGCAGCAATGCTGCGTGTGAAGTGAGCAGGGCTCTGGATGTCCAGGGCATCGATCAGCTTGCTGCAGTTCACCTGCTCAGCCACAGTATCTGCCTCTCCCGCCACAGACCTGTCACCAGCATACAGCGACCAGTCACAGGCCTTCTCTGACAGACTGCCACATCCTTCCACTTCAAACAGGGCACTATCTATATACAAGGGAGACAGAGGAACAAACTCAATCTGAccaaatgtgatgttctggtcATCAGCCAGATGCCTCCAAGGAGTTGGCATGCCAGAACGCTCTTTGTTTGGTGACACACATTTGAGTGTAGAAGATTCAGAAGGAGTTGAATCTGTTGAATCGGTTTGAGTGTTCTCAGGCTGTGTTGCCTTGCCCCCTTCAGATGGGGCACTGTCGTCCCTCAGTACTCCCTGTAGGTCGCTGCCGGACTCAGTGAAGGCTCTTTTAATCTTGAGCAGGGTGGGCCTGGTCAGAGTCTGGCTGAATGAGCTCTCACTCTCGAGGCTCTCAGCTCTGGAGGGGAAGGGGAAGCTGGCCACCATGGGGGGCTTGGCCACCACGATGGCAGGCTCAGAGCAGTAGTTGTTCTTCAGACACATGTTAATGGGGGTGTCAGTGAAGGAGCCTCCGCTGAAGACATGGCCCTCATCAGGGGTCTCCCCACTCCAAGACGTCCGGAGGGCACTGCCGTCACACTGGGGGGTTAGCAGGTTGTCCTCTGACTTACTGTAAAACTTGGAGCCTGTGGAGCAGTGGGCATTAGCAGACATCACTTCCCACAAGGGACAACAAACACTGATCCATTTCATGCATTACTTTAGCACAAATTATGAAAGTACATTATAAATAATGTTAGTAAGTTTTAAAAAAAGGGACTCACCCTTTGAGGCACTCTTGTTTTGCAAAACAGTAGGGCTAAATTTGGCATCTTTGGTGAAGCAAAAACTGGTGGTGCTCTCTGGAGTGGCAAGTCGCCAACCAATGAACTCTGAACCCTCTCTCTGAATCGCCAGCATGGAATAAGAAATTACATTGTTGGGATGGAGCCATATACTTTTTAGTCAATCATATAATGTTGCCTTACACTAAAACCTTTTTAAGTTATgtgaaatattttcttaactcttcttgaactgcactgttggttaagggcttgtaagtaagcatttcacagtaaagactatacttgttgtattcggcacgtgacaaataaagtttattTGAAAATCTGATGCATCATAATTTAAGGGTCTTCGGTGTATGGTAAAAAGTTACTCAGATGAAATTAGTGTTGGTCaatattgttttattaaattGCAAATATACATCAGTATGTGCATTATAAAGTGACCCATGCATAAACCAAGTTACAGTTCAGTTTAGGTAAATATAATATTTGGTTAATATTAAATATTTTTAAAGTCTTAAAATGTTAGATTTCACTTATATTAAATATTTCAGATCCTAGAATATAAACATCTTGGTTCACTAGTTTATCAGTATAAACATTCCATCAAATGTTACAGAACAGTCATGCAGAAATAACAGAATTCTCGCCTTGAAAACAAGAACGTTTGATTTAAAGTAGAAGCTCACAACCTCAAAATGGGCTCCAGTCAATTTATTAACTGAGCATGCATTATTGAAAGTAAACATATGCCCAACAGCCAAAAAAGAAAACCTAAAAAGATTAGAAATAAGTGCTACTGTGCAAAATTGTACCTTACAATTGCACCCCATGCATAAATGTAGATGATTTATTCTGATTAATACAATTAGTAAATTAGCTAGGGGGGGGTGTCATCGTCAAGGCTGGGATTGAGAGCAGTCTTTTCCTCCCATTTGAGGGGCAGATAATCAGTGTGAGGTCATACATGGGTATCTACACTTACAGGGTCTCTGCTGCTCTTGCCCAGGCTGAAGCGTAGACGCAGGGACTTGCGAACATTTTCTTTCTTGGCGACCTTGGGAGAGAAGCAACCAGCCTTCCCCGACTCTACTCTGAAAAACAGACAAGAACATACTGTTTCAACCATTGTCAAGTTATAAATATTATACAATATAAACATTTAATAAGAAGGCCTCTCCTCCGATGCAACAGAGTGTGACATGAAAAGGTTGGTGTGTTTGAGATCGTTATCAGCTTAGACATTAAGTTGTCATCTGCTTGAGCAGTACATGAACAGGGTGCATTTTCAATTCCACATAGGATCAGGAAATAGCCTTTGAGAAACCACATGATGTATGTACCTGTCGACAAAATGTCGGTGACTCAGTCGTTTGCTCTTTCTCCTTGCAGACCTGGCAGACTGCCCGCTGGACCTCCCAACTAAGGCCAAAGCATTATGGGAGGAGTCGAGGGTTTTTGAGGCACTTGGGTCAAGGTATCCTGAAAAACAGGAGCAACACACTCAATGCACATGAATACTttttagtaaaaaataaaaactttgaTTAAATACGGCTGTGAGTCATTGTGGAGTTACCTGGTCCAGGAGTGGAGCTTCCACCGAACAGAGTATTAGGAAATAATTCTAAACCAAGGTTCTTTTTGATGGATCTCCGTTTCTTGTTGGAGAATCCATAACTATGACCAGATTCCAAAGGAATTTCTCTCTTGGAGCTGGGAGTAATTATCACAGGAGTTGCAGAAGAAAAGACTGGGGGGGAAGAAAAGGAAAAAAAATTCACAAGAGTGAATTCACTATTAGGTCAGTCTCCCACATAAATATTCAGAACAGCTGAAATAATTCGCTAAAATTCTTGATTAGCATCGATTGATAAAATTAAAGCCAAAAACAAGCACACAGACAGAGTAGGCAAGACAATTTGGGCAGGCATCAAATCATTAATGTAATAGCAAGAAAAAAAATGACAAGACAGTGTTACTACTCATTCACTACATAAGCGCAAATGaaaaaaaatctttaaaaaatTAAGAGTTGCATTTCTGTGAAAGACAAGCAGCTGATTCCTTGTTGCAGGCTGGATTAAATGAATGCGTCAGAGCTATGGGGCATTGACGCTCTCATTCGACGGCAGGAGGCGAAACCTAACCGTGGTACCTACCATATCTGTCAGACTGGGGAGTATTTGTGGGCGTTCTATTTGTTTTTAACTTATTCAGAGCTCCATTGACCATATCTGCAATGCAAAAACCATTCCATATCTTGAAATTCAATGGAGATTTACAGAGGAAGAATAAGCCTATAACATTGGATCATTTAATATAACTTCAAAGACGACCCAATGCtggaaaaaatacaaattctaCGGGCAATGTTCTTCCAGGGTATCTTACCCCCTAGACTGCGCCTGCATCTCCTCTTGGCCCCTGAATTTGTGTCCAAGTCCTCTAGTCGCTCAAGAGTAGGGGACAGAACACCTGCCTCACAGCCCAGCATGGTTGGAATCTTCTCCATGATGAACTGAGGTACCACACCtaccacacagagacacattttAGATACTGTTTGCTATGAACATTCCCTTTTAACTTTCAATCACCAGTTGATTGATGACACTACAATAACAAAGCTTGAACTGCTACCGAAGTCTGAAGCGTGTTCTATAAGGCAGTGGACCACAGCTGCCTGTTGCTTGAGGCGTTTCTCTGTGCTGGCGTTCATCTTGTCTGCCCCGTCTCCAGCGTGTAAGAGGTTGGGAGCCAGGATCACAGACAGGTTACTGCTGTCCATCTTATTCACACCACTCCTGAGAGAAAAAGCAAAACCAGATTGAGAAAGAATGATTGACCAAGTCCAAATGGTACAGTGTGAAATGATACTATTTAATGAGACAAACTTGTGAAATCATACCTTTGAGAGACTTTGTTGAGGAAGCCAAAAAAGTAACGTAGAATGCTC is a genomic window of Salvelinus namaycush isolate Seneca chromosome 15, SaNama_1.0, whole genome shotgun sequence containing:
- the LOC120060234 gene encoding rho GTPase-activating protein 11A-like isoform X1; protein product: MKVMERNVMRLAIVQHLRTAYGIKTKNWNKNKARTSCKLTANNKVKVFGVPLESLLQYSVENGSIPCFLIDACASLLEHVDTEGLFRKSGSVVRLKALRVKLDKGERCLSTALPCDVAGLVKQFFRELPDPVMPTELHDAFLKAQQLPTEEERTYATLLLSCVLPDRNMSILRYFFGFLNKVSQRSGVNKMDSSNLSVILAPNLLHAGDGADKMNASTEKRLKQQAAVVHCLIEHASDFGVVPQFIMEKIPTMLGCEAGVLSPTLERLEDLDTNSGAKRRCRRSLGDMVNGALNKLKTNRTPTNTPQSDRYVFSSATPVIITPSSKREIPLESGHSYGFSNKKRRSIKKNLGLELFPNTLFGGSSTPGPGYLDPSASKTLDSSHNALALVGRSSGQSARSARRKSKRLSHRHFVDRVESGKAGCFSPKVAKKENVRKSLRLRFSLGKSSRDPREGSEFIGWRLATPESTTSFCFTKDAKFSPTVLQNKSASKGSKFYSKSEDNLLTPQCDGSALRTSWSGETPDEGHVFSGGSFTDTPINMCLKNNYCSEPAIVVAKPPMVASFPFPSRAESLESESSFSQTLTRPTLLKIKRAFTESGSDLQGVLRDDSAPSEGGKATQPENTQTDSTDSTPSESSTLKCVSPNKERSGMPTPWRHLADDQNITFGQIEFVPLSPLYIDSALFEVEGCGSLSEKACDWSLYAGDRSVAGEADTVAEQVNCSKLIDALDIQSPAHFTRSIAAGVQSTPYRASGLEYFQELKTPLPPVGTVPVMVHVDEAVASTEPSAHPQRQEQQPVELPSPGTLETRRLRVVDHIQRFNKLTLCSPKSQAKAVRSPLKFQRTPVRQSIRRINSLLGNRWPVPAGITSSSQVTAIPVGGAVSLESGLSAGAQRQPHQGQADDQRGPTLDMVRSTKTCPPPVPPKKPASIARKPRNYTLSDVTNKVQLKAKGDTPVKDPGGEGGRSVVQQVAEKDMCYYRGSPRNPLSEGRLLSATKPIDL
- the LOC120060234 gene encoding rho GTPase-activating protein 11A-like isoform X2, which encodes MKVMERNVMRLAIVQHLRTAYGIKTKNWNKNKARTSCKLTANNKVKVFGVPLESLLQYSVENGSIPCFLIDACASLLEHVDTEGLFRKSGSVVRLKALRVKLDKGERCLSTALPCDVAGLVKQFFRELPDPVMPTELHDAFLKAQQLPTEEERTYATLLLSCVLPDRNMSILRYFFGFLNKVSQRSGVNKMDSSNLSVILAPNLLHAGDGADKMNASTEKRLKQQAAVVHCLIEHASDFGVVPQFIMEKIPTMLGCEAGVLSPTLERLEDLDTNSGAKRRCRRSLGVFSSATPVIITPSSKREIPLESGHSYGFSNKKRRSIKKNLGLELFPNTLFGGSSTPGPGYLDPSASKTLDSSHNALALVGRSSGQSARSARRKSKRLSHRHFVDRVESGKAGCFSPKVAKKENVRKSLRLRFSLGKSSRDPREGSEFIGWRLATPESTTSFCFTKDAKFSPTVLQNKSASKGSKFYSKSEDNLLTPQCDGSALRTSWSGETPDEGHVFSGGSFTDTPINMCLKNNYCSEPAIVVAKPPMVASFPFPSRAESLESESSFSQTLTRPTLLKIKRAFTESGSDLQGVLRDDSAPSEGGKATQPENTQTDSTDSTPSESSTLKCVSPNKERSGMPTPWRHLADDQNITFGQIEFVPLSPLYIDSALFEVEGCGSLSEKACDWSLYAGDRSVAGEADTVAEQVNCSKLIDALDIQSPAHFTRSIAAGVQSTPYRASGLEYFQELKTPLPPVGTVPVMVHVDEAVASTEPSAHPQRQEQQPVELPSPGTLETRRLRVVDHIQRFNKLTLCSPKSQAKAVRSPLKFQRTPVRQSIRRINSLLGNRWPVPAGITSSSQVTAIPVGGAVSLESGLSAGAQRQPHQGQADDQRGPTLDMVRSTKTCPPPVPPKKPASIARKPRNYTLSDVTNKVQLKAKGDTPVKDPGGEGGRSVVQQVAEKDMCYYRGSPRNPLSEGRLLSATKPIDL